From a region of the Campylobacter showae genome:
- a CDS encoding class I SAM-dependent methyltransferase: MKPILDVCCGGRMFYFDKKNESVNFCDIRKESHTLCDGRSFEVSPDTVADFRNLPFNDESFYLVVFDPPHLNRLGCNSWMAKKYGKLNTDWRKDLADGFGECMRVLKPNGTLIFKWNENQIKLSEVLKCFPINPILGQKTTRQTHWLVFFKRI; encoded by the coding sequence ATGAAGCCCATTTTAGACGTTTGTTGCGGCGGCAGAATGTTTTATTTTGACAAAAAAAATGAAAGCGTAAATTTTTGTGACATCCGAAAGGAAAGCCATACACTCTGCGACGGCCGAAGTTTTGAAGTAAGTCCGGATACGGTGGCCGACTTTAGAAATTTACCTTTTAACGATGAGAGTTTTTACCTTGTAGTATTCGACCCACCGCACCTCAATAGGCTAGGATGCAACTCTTGGATGGCGAAGAAATACGGTAAGCTTAATACCGATTGGCGCAAAGACTTGGCGGATGGTTTTGGTGAATGCATGCGGGTACTCAAACCCAATGGAACGCTAATTTTTAAATGGAATGAAAACCAAATAAAATTGAGCGAGGTATTAAAATGCTTCCCTATAAATCCAATATTGGGACAAAAAACAACCAGGCAAACACATTGGCTAGTATTCTTTAAGAGAATATAA
- a CDS encoding adenine-specific methyltransferase EcoRI family protein encodes MSQISTQNELVGQGWMADKEKRANVYFMKAKYEIDDEFYTSFDEIREELQDYKAHFKGKIVVCPCNDGKNSNFYRYFALNFKTLELKKLITTTFNINELNSKGTKIEITSDGMSETQLRGQGDFRSDEVKEIIAQADIIVTNPPFSLFRELIDIAQSGRKKFLIVGGTYSITYKKIFELYKNNQIWLGNHQVNIFTRPDGSKKRFSHVSWFTNLKSTKHQTGVRLMKKYKGNEHEYPEYDNYKIIEVTNYKNIPIDYDGVIGVPLTFFLRHNPAQFHILGCDFEIKEKYPELVKQDYAQSNTKSAVLNGQELFIRIMIQRINGLKPRTRVINQI; translated from the coding sequence ATGAGCCAAATTTCAACCCAAAACGAGCTGGTCGGGCAAGGCTGGATGGCGGATAAAGAAAAGAGAGCCAATGTATATTTTATGAAAGCCAAATACGAGATCGACGACGAGTTTTATACGAGCTTTGACGAGATCAGAGAAGAGCTACAAGACTATAAAGCGCACTTTAAAGGTAAAATCGTGGTCTGCCCGTGCAATGACGGCAAAAATAGCAACTTTTATAGGTATTTCGCCTTGAATTTTAAAACTTTGGAGCTAAAAAAGCTGATTACGACGACGTTTAACATCAACGAGCTAAACTCGAAAGGCACGAAAATAGAGATCACGAGTGACGGCATGAGCGAAACACAGTTGCGCGGTCAGGGCGACTTTCGCAGTGACGAAGTAAAGGAGATAATCGCGCAAGCCGACATCATTGTAACCAATCCGCCCTTCTCCCTTTTTAGAGAGCTTATAGATATAGCTCAAAGCGGTCGAAAGAAATTTTTAATCGTAGGCGGAACGTATTCGATTACCTATAAAAAGATATTTGAGCTATACAAAAATAACCAAATTTGGCTAGGAAATCACCAAGTAAATATTTTTACTCGCCCGGACGGCAGCAAAAAGAGGTTTAGCCACGTATCGTGGTTTACGAATTTAAAAAGCACCAAGCATCAAACCGGCGTAAGGCTTATGAAAAAATATAAAGGTAATGAGCACGAGTATCCGGAATACGACAACTACAAAATCATAGAAGTAACCAATTATAAAAACATACCGATCGACTACGACGGCGTAATCGGCGTGCCTCTTACGTTCTTTTTGCGGCACAACCCGGCGCAGTTTCATATACTAGGCTGCGATTTTGAGATCAAAGAAAAATACCCCGAGCTAGTCAAGCAGGACTACGCCCAAAGCAACACGAAATCAGCCGTCCTAAACGGGCAAGAGCTATTTATCAGGATAATGATTCAGCGAATCAACGGCCTTAAACCCAGAACTAGGGTAATAAATCAAATTTAG
- a CDS encoding AAA family ATPase: protein MIVSICNEKGGSGKSTLATNIAINQGIVKGELLLLLDTDPQKSIATFLNIRNEEGHPKAFDFAYKYGENLKEFLQSVDRGKDIVVDTGGRDSREMRIAIALSDIVIIPTIPSQFDVSVLDKMVNIVKMAKEQNEKLQAYIVINRASTNPFLYKKIDSLKAFIEELQEDYIRLASTIIFERERYKIATQLGYGVVEMNDGNKAEQEIKNLCEEIF, encoded by the coding sequence ATGATAGTATCGATCTGCAACGAAAAAGGCGGCAGCGGAAAAAGTACGCTTGCCACGAACATAGCTATAAATCAAGGCATAGTAAAAGGCGAGCTGCTTTTGCTGCTGGATACCGACCCGCAAAAGTCGATCGCCACGTTTTTAAATATACGAAACGAAGAGGGGCATCCAAAGGCATTTGATTTCGCTTACAAATACGGCGAAAATTTAAAAGAATTTTTGCAAAGCGTAGATCGTGGCAAAGACATAGTCGTAGACACTGGCGGCCGAGATAGCAGAGAGATGCGAATAGCCATCGCGCTGAGCGATATAGTTATAATCCCGACCATTCCAAGTCAGTTTGACGTAAGCGTCCTAGATAAAATGGTCAATATCGTAAAAATGGCCAAAGAACAAAACGAAAAGCTACAAGCCTATATCGTGATCAATCGAGCCTCGACCAATCCATTTTTATACAAAAAGATAGACAGCCTGAAAGCATTCATCGAGGAGCTCCAAGAGGATTATATAAGGCTAGCAAGCACGATCATATTTGAGCGCGAGCGCTACAAAATAGCCACGCAACTAGGCTACGGAGTGGTCGAGATGAACGACGGCAACAAGGCGGAGCAAGAAATCAAGAATTTATGCGAAGAGATATTTTAA